A window from Acidobacteriota bacterium encodes these proteins:
- the ftsZ gene encoding cell division protein FtsZ translates to MILFEDEDTLSDLDLAVSLDEGPSESFPAKIRVIGVGGGGGNAVNRMIDAELRGIEFIAANTDQQALQNCRAPMKLQIGKQLTRGLGAGADPEIGRKAALEDTEKILEFLDGADMVFLTAGLGGGTGGGAAPIIASLASEIGALTVAVVTKPFGFEGKRRMRYAEQCVDELRSAVDTLITIPNERLLSFVERGTPLSEAFRIADDVLRQAVQGISDLITVPGEINVDFADVRTIMTGMGMALMGTGIAKGENRAIESAQRAISSPLLEETSIQGARGVLLNISGGHDLTLHEVAEAARIIQESVDSEANIISGMVIDESLEEGMKVTVIATGFDRDLDDMDREMQPVRGFTETPVAAATDDDFFESRPAPRQAAPTPAAPKPEGEEVVAAEAPEVPFYRKAIAHNRGDDSGGYGPNWSSVDDYDIPTVLRKQMD, encoded by the coding sequence ATGATCCTTTTCGAAGACGAAGACACCCTGAGCGATCTCGACCTGGCGGTCAGCCTGGACGAGGGTCCGAGCGAGTCCTTCCCGGCCAAGATCCGCGTCATCGGCGTCGGCGGCGGCGGCGGCAACGCCGTCAACCGCATGATCGACGCCGAGCTGCGCGGCATCGAATTCATCGCTGCCAACACCGACCAGCAGGCGCTCCAGAACTGCCGGGCACCGATGAAGCTGCAGATCGGCAAGCAGCTCACCCGCGGCCTGGGGGCCGGTGCCGATCCGGAGATCGGCCGCAAAGCCGCCCTCGAAGACACCGAGAAGATCTTGGAGTTCCTCGACGGCGCCGACATGGTGTTCCTGACCGCCGGCCTCGGCGGCGGCACCGGCGGTGGCGCGGCACCGATCATCGCCTCCCTGGCGTCCGAAATCGGCGCCCTGACGGTGGCGGTGGTCACCAAGCCCTTCGGCTTCGAAGGCAAGCGCCGCATGCGCTACGCGGAACAGTGCGTCGACGAGCTGCGCTCCGCCGTCGACACCCTGATCACCATCCCCAATGAGCGGCTGCTGTCCTTCGTCGAGCGTGGCACCCCGCTGTCCGAAGCCTTCCGCATCGCCGACGACGTGCTGCGCCAGGCGGTGCAGGGCATCAGCGACCTGATCACCGTGCCCGGCGAGATCAACGTCGACTTCGCCGACGTGCGCACCATCATGACCGGCATGGGCATGGCGCTGATGGGCACCGGCATCGCCAAGGGCGAAAACCGCGCTATCGAATCCGCCCAGCGGGCGATCTCCTCACCGCTCCTGGAGGAAACCTCCATCCAGGGTGCCCGGGGGGTGCTGCTCAACATCTCCGGCGGTCACGACCTCACCCTGCACGAGGTGGCCGAGGCGGCCCGCATCATCCAGGAATCCGTCGACTCCGAGGCCAACATCATCTCCGGCATGGTGATCGACGAATCCCTGGAAGAGGGTATGAAAGTCACCGTCATCGCCACCGGCTTCGACCGCGACCTGGACGACATGGACCGCGAAATGCAGCCCGTCCGCGGCTTCACCGAAACCCCGGTGGCGGCGGCCACGGACGACGACTTCTTCGAGTCCCGCCCGGCCCCCCGCCAAGCGGCTCCGACGCCAGCAGCCCCCAAGCCGGAAGGCGAAGAAGTCGTCGCGGCGGAAGCTCCGGAAGTCCCCTTCTACCGCAAGGCCATCGCCCACAACCGCGGCGACGACAGTGGCGGCTACGGCCCCAACTGGTCGAGCGTAGACGACTACGATATTCCGACGGTGCTGCGGAAACAGATGGATTGA
- the murC gene encoding UDP-N-acetylmuramate--L-alanine ligase: MIFQRFGLRRLHFVGIGGTGMSGIAEVLLDNGFEVSGSDLAATDVTARLEGLGARVCQGHSAENLNGGVDLLVISSAVNENNPEVKAARGRGVTVVRRAEMLAELMRLKYGVAVAGTHGKTTTTSLIGTVLTDAGLDPTVIVGGRVRALGTGARLGQSDYLVAEADEYDRSFLRLHPVIAVVTNIDREHLDTYPDLEAIREAFSEFANRVPFFGRVILCLDDPNIQTLLPALRRRRVVTYGLSPQAELAAYDLEATVGGTRFKVRSSQSGILGEVELPMPGEHNVRNALAAIAVGLAMEVDFVRISEALASFSGVHRRFEHLGTWRGAAVIDDYAHHPTEVRATLQAAHQSYPEGRVHAVFQPHLYSRTRDHAEDFGRALLAADRAYVTDIYGSREEPIAGVSAEQIIEAAVASGHRHVSHCPRWQDAPPLVAEDVSPGDVVLTLGAGDIYKLGLRLAEDGAAEGGE, encoded by the coding sequence ATGATCTTTCAACGCTTCGGCCTCCGCCGGCTTCACTTCGTCGGCATTGGCGGCACCGGCATGAGCGGCATCGCCGAGGTCCTGCTCGACAATGGCTTCGAAGTCAGCGGCTCGGACCTGGCTGCCACGGACGTCACCGCCCGCCTCGAGGGGCTCGGCGCGCGGGTGTGTCAGGGGCACTCGGCAGAGAACCTGAACGGCGGAGTGGACCTGCTGGTCATCTCCTCCGCCGTCAATGAAAACAACCCCGAGGTCAAGGCGGCACGCGGCCGAGGCGTCACCGTGGTGCGTCGGGCGGAGATGCTCGCCGAGCTGATGCGCCTCAAATACGGCGTGGCGGTGGCCGGCACCCACGGCAAGACCACCACCACCTCGCTCATCGGCACCGTCCTCACCGACGCCGGGTTGGACCCGACGGTGATCGTCGGCGGGCGGGTACGCGCCCTGGGCACCGGCGCCCGTCTCGGCCAGAGCGACTACCTGGTGGCCGAGGCGGACGAGTACGACCGCAGCTTCCTTCGTCTCCACCCGGTGATCGCGGTGGTCACCAACATCGACCGCGAGCATCTCGACACCTATCCGGATCTCGAGGCCATCCGCGAGGCCTTCAGCGAATTCGCCAACCGGGTGCCGTTCTTCGGCCGGGTGATCCTGTGCCTGGACGATCCCAACATCCAAACCCTGCTGCCGGCCCTGCGCCGCCGCCGGGTGGTCACTTACGGCCTGTCGCCGCAGGCGGAACTCGCCGCCTACGACCTCGAAGCCACCGTCGGCGGCACCCGCTTCAAGGTGCGCAGCTCGCAGAGCGGCATCCTCGGCGAGGTGGAGCTGCCGATGCCCGGCGAGCACAACGTGCGCAACGCCCTGGCGGCGATCGCCGTGGGGCTAGCGATGGAGGTGGACTTCGTTCGCATCAGCGAGGCCCTGGCCTCCTTCAGCGGCGTCCACCGGCGCTTCGAACATCTGGGAACCTGGCGCGGCGCGGCGGTGATCGACGACTACGCCCACCACCCGACGGAGGTGCGGGCTACTCTCCAGGCGGCGCACCAGAGCTACCCCGAGGGCCGCGTCCATGCGGTGTTCCAGCCGCACCTCTACTCGCGCACGCGGGACCACGCGGAGGACTTCGGTCGCGCCCTGCTGGCGGCGGACCGGGCCTACGTGACGGATATCTACGGCTCCCGCGAGGAGCCCATCGCGGGGGTGTCGGCGGAGCAGATCATCGAGGCGGCGGTGGCGAGCGGCCATCGGCACGTCAGCCACTGCCCGCGCTGGCAGGACGCGCCGCCGCTGGTCGCCGAGGACGTGTCACCGGGGGACGTGGTGCTCACCTTGGGAGCCGGCGACATCTACAAGCTCGGGCTGCGCCTGGCCGAAGACGGCGCCGCGGAGGGAGGGGAATGA
- a CDS encoding 2-oxoglutarate dehydrogenase E1 component, with product MIDSQVVTAAKPDEQQVLDAFRRWGYLEAELDPLGRIPTSPFGQLDLEGEAADRGRRFYCGPIAVEFMHIPDPKRRHWIQERMESEAPEVDSERILDRLMRAEIFEQMIQSRYLGSKRFSIEGVTAIIPFLEEVLNTAADLGATHSVMAMSHRGRLNVMTHVVGVPFEHIFAGFEDVDPKSVLGGGDVKYHMGATGTFQTAGGREVHMHLASNPSHLEAVDPVAIGRVRAKQTRLGDNERTRVVPIILHGDSAFAGQGVLAEALNLAEIDGFSVGGTVHVIVNNLIGFTTEPHAYGSTRFATDVALRLPIPIFHVNGEDLAAVARTARLAAEYRYAFGSEVVVDVIGYRRHGHSEIDDPTITQPKLYRALKDHPPLWQIYAERIGLSAEEREAKVQAIRDDLEQAHKKAGSMEKKPALAHHPEYWDEYQGGLYDPAYEVDTGVDAATLGAVAQGLVQVPDGFDVHPKVQKLLELRAEMGAGNKPVDYGMAEALAFGSLLEEGVPVRLSGQDSRRGTFNQRHAVLIDVQDESEVVPLAGLAQGGAFFEVYDSMLSEAAVMGFEYGFSRDYPETLVLWEAQFGDFVNGAQIIIDQFVSAAEDKWGLLSGLVLLLPHGYEGQGPEHSSARVERFLALAAEDNMQICQPSTAGQYFHLLRRQALRSWRKPLVVFTPKSMLRHRDSASELAVFEAPRFRPVVADPKIENAQRILICSGKIGHEMIRQRQKLGDDTTAVFFLDQFYPFPKIELQSELEKHPEARQLIWVQEEPANMGGLEFVIPRLRHSVSDRLPVSSIKRSASASPSTGSAKAHAIEQRTLLELAFPRKTEEG from the coding sequence ATGATTGACTCCCAAGTCGTGACCGCGGCCAAGCCAGACGAACAGCAAGTCCTCGATGCATTCCGGCGCTGGGGCTACCTCGAAGCCGAGCTCGATCCCCTCGGCCGAATCCCCACTTCGCCCTTCGGCCAGCTCGACCTCGAAGGCGAAGCGGCGGACCGCGGGCGCCGGTTCTACTGCGGCCCGATCGCCGTGGAGTTCATGCACATCCCGGATCCGAAGCGCCGGCACTGGATCCAAGAGCGCATGGAGAGCGAGGCCCCGGAGGTGGACTCCGAGCGCATTCTCGATCGGCTGATGCGGGCCGAGATCTTCGAGCAGATGATCCAGTCCCGCTACCTGGGCTCGAAGCGTTTTTCCATCGAGGGAGTGACGGCGATCATCCCGTTCCTCGAAGAGGTGTTGAACACCGCCGCCGACCTGGGAGCCACCCACTCGGTGATGGCGATGAGCCACCGCGGCCGCCTCAACGTGATGACCCACGTCGTGGGCGTGCCCTTCGAGCACATCTTCGCCGGATTCGAGGACGTGGACCCGAAGAGCGTGCTGGGCGGCGGCGACGTGAAGTACCACATGGGCGCCACCGGCACCTTCCAGACCGCCGGCGGCCGCGAGGTCCACATGCATCTGGCCTCGAACCCCAGTCACCTGGAAGCGGTGGATCCGGTCGCCATCGGCCGGGTGCGCGCCAAGCAGACGCGCCTCGGCGATAACGAGCGCACTCGAGTGGTGCCGATCATCCTGCACGGCGACTCGGCCTTCGCCGGCCAAGGGGTGCTGGCGGAGGCCTTGAACCTGGCGGAAATCGATGGCTTCTCCGTCGGCGGCACCGTCCACGTGATCGTCAACAACCTGATCGGCTTCACCACCGAACCGCATGCCTATGGCTCCACCCGCTTCGCCACGGATGTGGCGCTGCGCTTGCCGATCCCCATCTTCCACGTCAACGGCGAGGACCTCGCCGCGGTGGCGCGCACCGCCCGGCTGGCGGCGGAGTATCGCTACGCCTTCGGCAGCGAAGTGGTGGTGGACGTGATCGGATATCGGCGCCACGGCCACAGCGAGATCGACGACCCCACCATCACCCAGCCCAAGCTCTACCGCGCGTTGAAGGATCACCCGCCCCTGTGGCAGATCTACGCCGAGCGCATCGGCCTCTCCGCGGAGGAGCGCGAAGCGAAAGTCCAGGCCATTCGTGACGACCTCGAACAGGCCCACAAAAAGGCCGGTTCCATGGAGAAGAAGCCCGCCCTGGCTCACCACCCGGAGTACTGGGACGAATACCAGGGAGGGCTTTACGATCCCGCCTACGAGGTCGACACCGGCGTCGACGCAGCGACCTTGGGCGCCGTCGCCCAGGGGTTGGTGCAGGTGCCCGACGGCTTCGACGTGCACCCCAAAGTCCAAAAGCTGCTCGAATTGCGGGCGGAAATGGGAGCTGGGAACAAGCCCGTGGACTACGGCATGGCGGAAGCCCTCGCCTTCGGTTCGCTGCTTGAGGAAGGCGTACCGGTGCGCCTCTCCGGTCAGGACAGCCGCCGCGGCACCTTCAACCAGCGCCACGCGGTGCTGATCGACGTTCAGGACGAAAGCGAAGTCGTCCCCCTCGCCGGCCTGGCGCAGGGAGGCGCCTTCTTCGAGGTCTACGACTCGATGCTCTCGGAAGCGGCGGTGATGGGCTTCGAATACGGCTTCAGCCGCGACTACCCGGAGACCCTGGTGTTGTGGGAAGCGCAGTTCGGCGACTTCGTCAACGGCGCGCAGATCATCATCGACCAGTTCGTCTCCGCCGCCGAGGACAAGTGGGGCCTGCTCTCCGGCCTGGTGCTGCTGCTACCCCACGGCTACGAGGGCCAGGGGCCGGAGCACTCGAGCGCTCGCGTCGAACGCTTCCTCGCCCTTGCCGCCGAGGACAACATGCAGATTTGCCAGCCTTCGACAGCGGGCCAGTACTTTCACCTGCTCCGCCGGCAGGCGCTGCGCTCCTGGCGCAAGCCGCTGGTGGTGTTCACGCCGAAGTCCATGCTGCGGCACAGAGATTCGGCCTCGGAGCTGGCGGTCTTCGAAGCGCCGCGCTTCCGGCCGGTGGTCGCCGACCCGAAGATCGAGAACGCCCAGCGCATCCTCATCTGCAGCGGCAAGATCGGCCACGAAATGATCCGCCAGCGGCAGAAGCTCGGCGACGACACCACCGCCGTATTCTTCCTCGACCAGTTCTACCCTTTCCCGAAGATAGAGCTCCAGTCTGAGCTGGAAAAACATCCGGAAGCTCGGCAGCTCATTTGGGTCCAGGAAGAACCCGCCAACATGGGCGGCCTGGAGTTCGTCATCCCGCGCCTGCGCCACTCCGTGAGCGACCGCCTACCGGTGAGTTCCATCAAGCGCTCCGCCAGCGCCAGCCCCTCCACCGGCTCCGCCAAGGCCCACGCCATCGAACAGAGAACGCTGTTGGAGCTGGCCTTCCCGCGGAAGACCGAAGAGGGCTAG
- a CDS encoding VanZ family protein, whose protein sequence is MVDLVSSLARRQRRLFGAAALVMLSIYAMAAFGRPVANVLRAQGMLRFFVAALFVTAAVVGVVWVLKNGRRPNRRELLLFGALGLVYGLFLFRMTYPEEAFHFLEYGLLGALLLAGFALRRPLRPAAWLAFGATAFLGWTDELLQHFVPERFFDWRDVALNAFAGLLAIVASVLWERWARPAAGS, encoded by the coding sequence TTGGTCGATCTAGTCTCTTCTCTCGCCCGCCGGCAGCGCCGCCTCTTTGGGGCGGCCGCTCTGGTGATGCTCTCGATCTACGCCATGGCGGCCTTTGGGCGGCCGGTGGCGAATGTGTTGCGGGCGCAGGGGATGCTGCGCTTTTTCGTCGCCGCCCTGTTCGTGACGGCGGCGGTGGTGGGGGTGGTGTGGGTGTTGAAGAACGGTCGCCGGCCGAACCGGCGGGAGTTGCTGTTGTTCGGCGCTTTGGGGCTGGTCTATGGCCTGTTTCTGTTCCGCATGACCTATCCGGAGGAGGCCTTTCACTTTCTGGAGTATGGCCTGCTCGGCGCCCTGCTCTTGGCGGGCTTCGCGCTGCGCCGGCCGCTCCGGCCGGCGGCGTGGCTGGCCTTCGGCGCGACGGCGTTTCTCGGCTGGACGGACGAGCTGCTCCAGCACTTTGTGCCGGAGCGCTTTTTCGACTGGCGGGATGTAGCCCTCAACGCCTTCGCCGGTCTGCTGGCGATCGTCGCTTCGGTGCTGTGGGAGCGCTGGGCGCGGCCGGCGGCTGGCTCCTAG
- a CDS encoding FtsQ-type POTRA domain-containing protein, with protein sequence MSDDPTLRPSTVLGPLKPSGGQVLPFRRRPVKPRRKKRGLLRSLWRPLSLAVLLVGLPLGGGYWAVSTPGFALQETVVAGAEEVPLGWIEAALQPLAGRNLLILPLEEVDARLAGHPWIAGLEVSKELPGRLVVQVVERRPAARVPIDGAAWLTDATGRPIEAEGERGAVDLPLVTGGEEPRVGVPGALGLLAELRAAEPTWARGVREVEMLAPDEARLLTDALPFPLLVRAGQIEPKAGRLNFLLGEIETRYPGLESLDLRFAGRIVLRPGKAGWGAGMDASNYVRQGVSRAEDVT encoded by the coding sequence ATGAGCGACGACCCGACCCTGCGGCCGAGCACCGTGCTGGGACCGCTCAAGCCCTCCGGCGGCCAGGTGCTGCCCTTCCGCCGCCGGCCGGTCAAGCCGCGGCGCAAGAAGCGCGGCCTGCTGCGCTCCCTGTGGCGGCCACTGTCCCTGGCGGTTCTCCTGGTCGGCCTGCCGTTGGGCGGTGGCTACTGGGCCGTTTCGACGCCGGGCTTCGCTCTCCAAGAGACGGTGGTGGCCGGTGCCGAAGAGGTGCCCTTGGGTTGGATCGAAGCGGCGCTCCAGCCGCTCGCCGGGCGCAACCTGCTCATCCTGCCGCTCGAAGAAGTGGACGCCCGGCTGGCGGGCCATCCGTGGATCGCCGGGCTGGAAGTATCCAAGGAACTGCCCGGACGGCTGGTGGTGCAGGTGGTCGAGCGCCGGCCGGCGGCGCGGGTGCCGATCGATGGGGCCGCCTGGTTGACGGACGCCACCGGCCGGCCGATCGAGGCGGAGGGCGAGAGGGGAGCGGTCGACCTGCCGCTGGTCACCGGCGGCGAGGAACCGAGAGTCGGGGTGCCCGGAGCGCTCGGACTGTTGGCCGAACTGCGGGCCGCCGAGCCCACCTGGGCGCGGGGCGTGCGGGAAGTGGAAATGCTGGCGCCGGACGAGGCGCGCCTCTTGACGGACGCGTTGCCCTTTCCGCTACTGGTGCGGGCGGGACAGATCGAACCGAAGGCGGGTCGACTGAACTTTCTTCTGGGGGAAATCGAAACGCGCTATCCGGGTCTTGAATCTTTGGATCTGCGCTTCGCCGGTCGCATCGTGTTGCGACCGGGCAAGGCCGGTTGGGGAGCCGGCATGGATGCATCGAATTACGTCCGGCAGGGCGTTTCACGAGCAGAGGATGTGACATGA
- the ftsA gene encoding cell division protein FtsA, translating to MSKPQDYYVGIDIGSSKVGVLIGQVDEQGAMEVVGRGEAPNRGTRKGNIVNVEATVDALKAASEEAEVMAGVEISRAYVGVAGADIRSVNARGMVSVSRRDREITHQDIQRVLDAAQAAALPSDREILHAIPQEFLVDEQGGIGDPLGMLGSRLEVTVHLVTGNVTRSKTLLTCVNRAGIEVIEMVFEPLACAAAVLTPDERELGVLLLDIGSGTSEYALFLDSEPYHSAVLPIGAGHFTNDLAMVLRTPFSEAERIKVKNGCCVAAMVTDQQGVAVPSVAGGAERVVPKKELCGILQPRAEELFSLVREDLAKHGFDERLRGGVVLSGGGAQLDGLVEMAEQIFDTGVRYGLPRGLGGLVDVINSPAWCATSGLLLWGRDMDRRREPKRRASFSVKGVMGSLRGMFEDLL from the coding sequence ATGAGCAAACCTCAGGATTACTACGTCGGAATCGATATCGGCTCCTCTAAGGTCGGTGTACTGATCGGTCAAGTGGACGAGCAGGGGGCGATGGAAGTGGTGGGGCGCGGCGAAGCGCCCAACCGCGGCACCCGCAAGGGCAACATCGTCAACGTCGAGGCCACCGTCGACGCCCTCAAAGCGGCGAGCGAAGAAGCCGAGGTGATGGCCGGGGTGGAGATCTCCCGCGCCTATGTCGGTGTCGCCGGCGCGGACATTCGAAGCGTCAACGCCCGCGGCATGGTCTCCGTTTCCCGCCGCGACCGGGAGATCACCCACCAGGACATCCAGCGGGTGCTCGACGCCGCCCAGGCGGCGGCGTTGCCGTCGGACCGGGAAATCCTGCACGCCATCCCGCAGGAGTTCCTGGTCGACGAGCAGGGCGGCATCGGCGATCCCCTCGGGATGCTCGGCAGCCGATTGGAGGTCACGGTCCATCTGGTCACCGGCAACGTCACCCGCTCGAAGACCTTGCTCACCTGTGTCAATCGCGCCGGCATCGAGGTGATCGAAATGGTGTTCGAGCCGCTGGCTTGCGCCGCGGCGGTCCTGACGCCGGACGAGCGCGAGCTGGGCGTTCTGCTCCTGGACATCGGCAGTGGCACCTCCGAGTACGCCCTGTTCTTGGATTCCGAGCCGTACCACAGCGCCGTGCTGCCGATCGGCGCCGGCCACTTCACCAACGACCTGGCGATGGTGCTGCGCACCCCCTTCTCCGAGGCCGAGCGCATCAAGGTCAAGAACGGTTGCTGCGTCGCTGCCATGGTCACCGACCAGCAGGGGGTGGCCGTGCCGAGCGTCGCCGGCGGTGCCGAGCGGGTGGTACCGAAGAAAGAACTCTGCGGCATCCTCCAGCCGCGCGCCGAGGAACTGTTCTCGCTGGTGCGCGAAGACCTCGCCAAGCACGGTTTCGACGAGCGGCTGCGCGGCGGCGTGGTGCTCTCCGGCGGCGGCGCGCAGCTCGACGGCCTGGTGGAAATGGCCGAGCAGATCTTCGACACCGGCGTGCGCTACGGCTTGCCGCGCGGCCTCGGCGGCCTGGTCGACGTGATCAATTCCCCGGCCTGGTGCGCCACCTCCGGCCTGCTCTTGTGGGGCCGCGACATGGACCGTCGGCGGGAGCCCAAGCGCCGCGCGAGCTTCAGCGTCAAGGGCGTGATGGGCAGCCTGCGCGGCATGTTCGAGGACCTGCTCTGA
- a CDS encoding DUF4760 domain-containing protein — protein sequence MQTPNLADWMQAWGSVATAGISFLLLLQLAILWRQLRSASQWNKLNAAFTYFSTDVIMDRERAANEALGICDFDLVNSDNALTEAQLLTLKKDKDAYQEVKNFLNIIEDYSTAVHLGAIDEEAAYNMISVLLTRWVKLLRTFIDDRRVMLGNERIYGELERLCQVWACKMDEEDQESAAKMEQVKSEARRGAPRKV from the coding sequence ATGCAGACTCCGAATCTCGCAGATTGGATGCAAGCCTGGGGATCAGTCGCCACAGCAGGAATTTCGTTCCTTCTGCTCCTTCAACTTGCAATTCTATGGAGACAACTGCGATCTGCCTCACAATGGAACAAGCTGAATGCAGCCTTCACATATTTTAGTACCGATGTCATCATGGACAGAGAGCGAGCTGCAAACGAAGCTCTTGGGATCTGCGACTTCGACCTTGTTAACTCCGACAATGCATTGACCGAAGCCCAACTCCTAACGCTCAAGAAAGACAAGGATGCATATCAGGAGGTAAAGAATTTTCTAAATATCATAGAAGACTATTCTACGGCCGTTCATCTTGGGGCCATCGACGAAGAGGCAGCCTACAATATGATCAGCGTACTTCTGACGCGATGGGTCAAGCTCTTGAGAACTTTCATCGATGATAGGCGAGTAATGCTCGGTAACGAGAGAATCTATGGAGAATTGGAGAGACTCTGCCAAGTGTGGGCTTGCAAGATGGACGAGGAAGACCAAGAAAGTGCGGCCAAAATGGAGCAAGTCAAGTCTGAAGCACGCCGAGGGGCTCCGAGAAAGGTCTGA
- the murG gene encoding undecaprenyldiphospho-muramoylpentapeptide beta-N-acetylglucosaminyltransferase: protein MSGHLALFAGGGTAGHVFPALAVADELTIRGWSTRFTGSADGLEARLVTERGGTFDALPARPLVGRGMLSQLGALVTTGRSALAARRRIRRLGVDVAVGTGGYVSAPAVIGARLAGCPSLLVEPNAEAGVANRWLSRWASGAAVAYSATADRLHCPAWVTGVPVRQEFHAVPERSAPGEAIRVLVLGGSQGAVELNEEVPRALAGLADRFPGLTVLHQAGRGKEEATLAAYAAAGLDASGADAAEDAAGRFRVAGFLPAVVNEVAAADLLISRAGAITTAEICAAGRPSVLVPLALAGGHQINNARHLADAGAAVVVRTGEGSTGSRLEQVLLGLLEDPERVAAMGRAARGLAPPNAAAAIADRVEELAARGRGR, encoded by the coding sequence ATGAGCGGTCATCTCGCACTCTTCGCCGGTGGCGGCACCGCCGGCCACGTCTTCCCCGCCCTGGCGGTGGCCGACGAACTCACCATCCGCGGCTGGTCCACCCGATTCACCGGCTCCGCCGACGGCTTGGAAGCGCGCCTGGTGACGGAGCGCGGCGGCACCTTCGATGCCCTGCCGGCACGGCCGCTGGTGGGCCGCGGGATGCTCAGCCAGCTCGGTGCCCTGGTCACCACCGGGCGCTCGGCGCTGGCGGCGCGCCGCCGGATCCGTCGCCTGGGGGTGGACGTGGCGGTGGGCACCGGCGGTTACGTTTCGGCGCCGGCGGTGATCGGCGCGCGCCTCGCCGGTTGCCCCAGCCTGTTGGTCGAGCCCAATGCCGAGGCGGGGGTCGCCAACCGCTGGTTGTCGCGCTGGGCGAGCGGCGCGGCGGTGGCCTACTCGGCGACGGCGGACCGCCTGCACTGCCCGGCCTGGGTCACCGGCGTTCCGGTGCGCCAGGAGTTCCACGCGGTGCCCGAGCGCTCAGCCCCTGGCGAGGCGATCCGGGTGCTGGTCCTCGGCGGCAGCCAGGGTGCGGTGGAGCTCAACGAGGAGGTGCCCCGCGCCCTCGCCGGCCTTGCCGACCGTTTCCCCGGGCTGACGGTGCTGCACCAAGCCGGCCGCGGCAAAGAGGAGGCGACCCTCGCGGCCTATGCGGCAGCCGGTCTCGACGCGTCCGGTGCCGACGCCGCGGAGGACGCTGCCGGGCGCTTCCGGGTGGCGGGCTTCCTGCCGGCGGTGGTGAACGAAGTGGCCGCCGCGGATCTGCTGATCTCCCGCGCCGGAGCGATCACCACGGCGGAGATCTGCGCCGCCGGCCGCCCCTCGGTGCTCGTTCCCCTGGCCCTCGCCGGCGGGCACCAGATCAACAACGCCCGGCATCTCGCCGATGCCGGTGCTGCCGTCGTCGTCCGGACCGGTGAAGGCTCGACCGGCAGCCGGCTGGAGCAAGTGCTCCTCGGACTGCTCGAGGACCCCGAGCGAGTGGCGGCAATGGGGCGAGCGGCTCGCGGCCTGGCGCCGCCGAACGCCGCCGCGGCCATTGCCGACCGCGTCGAGGAGCTGGCAGCGAGAGGGAGGGGGCGATGA
- the ftsW gene encoding putative lipid II flippase FtsW — translation MAKKLAFDKWLFTVIVLLVGFGLVMVYSASAAVARERGLSVNPFLAKQAAAAVLGCLLMAALMHLDYRRLRNVPVVYGALGLALLALIAVLFSPEVNGTSRWFFVGPFSIQPSEGAKIALVLFLAYQIDRKIDHVNHKTLLLPCAVVTGLFGALVVLEPDLGSAVLMVAVSFTMVFLAGLAWRYLIAAAAVVIPLVYVLVIAVPYRRERLFAFLDPEKDPLNTGYQALQSLIAVGSGGVTGLGLGGSMQKQYFLPYPHSDFVFAIVAEELGMVGALAVVGLFMVFLWRGVRAGLRAPDLFGRYLAWGLTTSIVMQAIINTSVAVALLPTKGIPLPFISYGGSSLVMTLAACGLLLNISEHA, via the coding sequence ATGGCGAAGAAGCTCGCCTTTGACAAATGGCTCTTCACGGTGATCGTCCTGCTCGTCGGCTTCGGATTGGTGATGGTGTATTCGGCGAGCGCGGCGGTGGCTCGCGAACGCGGCCTATCGGTCAACCCGTTCCTCGCCAAACAGGCGGCGGCGGCAGTTTTGGGTTGCCTGTTGATGGCGGCGCTGATGCACCTCGACTACCGCCGGCTGCGCAACGTGCCGGTGGTCTACGGCGCCCTCGGGCTGGCGCTCCTCGCCCTGATCGCGGTGTTGTTCTCGCCGGAGGTCAACGGCACCAGCCGCTGGTTCTTCGTCGGACCGTTCTCGATCCAGCCGTCCGAGGGGGCGAAGATCGCCTTGGTGCTGTTCCTGGCCTACCAGATCGATCGCAAAATCGACCACGTCAATCACAAGACGCTGCTCTTGCCCTGCGCCGTGGTGACCGGTCTGTTTGGCGCCCTGGTGGTGCTCGAACCAGACCTCGGCAGCGCCGTGCTGATGGTGGCCGTCTCCTTCACCATGGTGTTCCTGGCGGGCCTCGCCTGGCGCTACTTGATCGCCGCGGCGGCGGTGGTGATTCCGCTGGTCTACGTGCTGGTGATCGCCGTGCCCTACCGGCGCGAGCGCTTGTTCGCCTTCCTCGATCCGGAGAAGGATCCCCTGAACACCGGCTACCAGGCGCTCCAGTCGCTGATCGCCGTCGGCTCCGGCGGGGTGACCGGCCTGGGCCTCGGCGGCAGTATGCAGAAGCAGTACTTTCTGCCCTATCCCCACTCGGACTTCGTCTTCGCCATCGTCGCCGAGGAACTGGGGATGGTTGGCGCCCTGGCGGTGGTAGGCCTGTTCATGGTGTTCCTGTGGCGTGGCGTGCGGGCCGGCCTTCGGGCGCCGGACCTCTTCGGCCGCTACCTCGCCTGGGGCTTGACCACCAGCATCGTCATGCAGGCGATCATCAACACCAGCGTCGCCGTGGCGCTGCTGCCGACCAAGGGCATTCCGCTGCCCTTCATCTCCTACGGCGGTTCGTCGTTGGTGATGACCCTGGCCGCCTGCGGCCTGCTCTTGAACATCTCGGAGCACGCATGA